The following are encoded in a window of Lagenorhynchus albirostris chromosome 3, mLagAlb1.1, whole genome shotgun sequence genomic DNA:
- the ECSCR gene encoding endothelial cell-specific chemotaxis regulator isoform X3 yields MGSVGETQLCWAILGFLLLQGHNSLPATTSPQGNFSSHSPTTEPTSPQTGDGPSAEPNYSSPLSSTSIPDTSHNVTSKLPTMNLRTREDSTVLPSPTSETVLTVAAFGVISFIAILVVVVIVLVSVVSLRFKCRKNKESEDPQKPGSSGLSESCSTANGEKDSITLISMKNINMNNSKGCPSAEKVL; encoded by the exons ATGGGGAGCGTCGGAGAAACGCAGCTGTGCTGGGCCATCCTGGGCTTCCTCCTGCTCCAAG GCCACAACTCCCTGCCTGCGACAACTAGCCCTCAGG GAAACTTCAGCAGTCATAGTCCAACCACAGAGCCAACTTCCCCCCAGACAG GAGACGGTCCTTCCGCAGAGCCCAACTACTCCAGCCCTCTGTCCAGCACCAGCATCCCAG ACACCTCTCACAATGTTACGTCCAAATTACCCACCATGAATTTGAGGACGAGAGAAGACTCGACCGTCCTGCCCAGCCCCACGTCAGAGACAGTGCTCACTGTGGCTGCATTCg GTGTTATCAGCTTCATTGCCATCCTGGTGGTTGTGGTGATCGTCCTGGTCAGTGTGGTCAGTCTAAGGTTTAAGTGTCGGAAGAACAAGGAGTCTGAAG ATCCCCAGAAACCTGGGAGTTCGGGGCTCTCTGAAAG ctgctccacagccaATGGAGAGAAAGACAGCATCACCCTCATCTCCATGAAGAACATCAACATGAATAACAGCAAAGGATGCCCCTCAGCAGAGAAG GTTCTTTAA
- the ECSCR gene encoding endothelial cell-specific chemotaxis regulator isoform X4, with protein MGSVGETQLCWAILGFLLLQGNFSSHSPTTEPTSPQTGDGPSAEPNYSSPLSSTSIPDTSHNVTSKLPTMNLRTREDSTVLPSPTSETVLTVAAFGVISFIAILVVVVIVLVSVVSLRFKCRKNKESEDPQKPGSSGLSESCSTANGEKDSITLISMKNINMNNSKGCPSAEKVL; from the exons ATGGGGAGCGTCGGAGAAACGCAGCTGTGCTGGGCCATCCTGGGCTTCCTCCTGCTCCAAG GAAACTTCAGCAGTCATAGTCCAACCACAGAGCCAACTTCCCCCCAGACAG GAGACGGTCCTTCCGCAGAGCCCAACTACTCCAGCCCTCTGTCCAGCACCAGCATCCCAG ACACCTCTCACAATGTTACGTCCAAATTACCCACCATGAATTTGAGGACGAGAGAAGACTCGACCGTCCTGCCCAGCCCCACGTCAGAGACAGTGCTCACTGTGGCTGCATTCg GTGTTATCAGCTTCATTGCCATCCTGGTGGTTGTGGTGATCGTCCTGGTCAGTGTGGTCAGTCTAAGGTTTAAGTGTCGGAAGAACAAGGAGTCTGAAG ATCCCCAGAAACCTGGGAGTTCGGGGCTCTCTGAAAG ctgctccacagccaATGGAGAGAAAGACAGCATCACCCTCATCTCCATGAAGAACATCAACATGAATAACAGCAAAGGATGCCCCTCAGCAGAGAAG GTTCTTTAA
- the ECSCR gene encoding endothelial cell-specific chemotaxis regulator isoform X2, with the protein MGSVGETQLCWAILGFLLLQGNFSSHSPTTEPTSPQTGDGPSAEPNYSSPLSSTSIPGTGVPSSSKSSDSTSRDTSHNVTSKLPTMNLRTREDSTVLPSPTSETVLTVAAFGVISFIAILVVVVIVLVSVVSLRFKCRKNKESEDPQKPGSSGLSESCSTANGEKDSITLISMKNINMNNSKGCPSAEKVL; encoded by the exons ATGGGGAGCGTCGGAGAAACGCAGCTGTGCTGGGCCATCCTGGGCTTCCTCCTGCTCCAAG GAAACTTCAGCAGTCATAGTCCAACCACAGAGCCAACTTCCCCCCAGACAG GAGACGGTCCTTCCGCAGAGCCCAACTACTCCAGCCCTCTGTCCAGCACCAGCATCCCAG GCACAGGTGTCCCAAGCAGCAGCAAGAGCAGTGACAGTACAAGCAGAG ACACCTCTCACAATGTTACGTCCAAATTACCCACCATGAATTTGAGGACGAGAGAAGACTCGACCGTCCTGCCCAGCCCCACGTCAGAGACAGTGCTCACTGTGGCTGCATTCg GTGTTATCAGCTTCATTGCCATCCTGGTGGTTGTGGTGATCGTCCTGGTCAGTGTGGTCAGTCTAAGGTTTAAGTGTCGGAAGAACAAGGAGTCTGAAG ATCCCCAGAAACCTGGGAGTTCGGGGCTCTCTGAAAG ctgctccacagccaATGGAGAGAAAGACAGCATCACCCTCATCTCCATGAAGAACATCAACATGAATAACAGCAAAGGATGCCCCTCAGCAGAGAAG GTTCTTTAA
- the ECSCR gene encoding endothelial cell-specific chemotaxis regulator isoform X1 — MGSVGETQLCWAILGFLLLQGHNSLPATTSPQGNFSSHSPTTEPTSPQTGDGPSAEPNYSSPLSSTSIPGTGVPSSSKSSDSTSRDTSHNVTSKLPTMNLRTREDSTVLPSPTSETVLTVAAFGVISFIAILVVVVIVLVSVVSLRFKCRKNKESEDPQKPGSSGLSESCSTANGEKDSITLISMKNINMNNSKGCPSAEKVL; from the exons ATGGGGAGCGTCGGAGAAACGCAGCTGTGCTGGGCCATCCTGGGCTTCCTCCTGCTCCAAG GCCACAACTCCCTGCCTGCGACAACTAGCCCTCAGG GAAACTTCAGCAGTCATAGTCCAACCACAGAGCCAACTTCCCCCCAGACAG GAGACGGTCCTTCCGCAGAGCCCAACTACTCCAGCCCTCTGTCCAGCACCAGCATCCCAG GCACAGGTGTCCCAAGCAGCAGCAAGAGCAGTGACAGTACAAGCAGAG ACACCTCTCACAATGTTACGTCCAAATTACCCACCATGAATTTGAGGACGAGAGAAGACTCGACCGTCCTGCCCAGCCCCACGTCAGAGACAGTGCTCACTGTGGCTGCATTCg GTGTTATCAGCTTCATTGCCATCCTGGTGGTTGTGGTGATCGTCCTGGTCAGTGTGGTCAGTCTAAGGTTTAAGTGTCGGAAGAACAAGGAGTCTGAAG ATCCCCAGAAACCTGGGAGTTCGGGGCTCTCTGAAAG ctgctccacagccaATGGAGAGAAAGACAGCATCACCCTCATCTCCATGAAGAACATCAACATGAATAACAGCAAAGGATGCCCCTCAGCAGAGAAG GTTCTTTAA
- the SMIM33 gene encoding small integral membrane protein 33, whose amino-acid sequence MHQFPLGVYLFLFWSFSVCTCPCHPLCLLLPSQAGHHPWLSAAVNGSAGQVPQRQLPEVLGGTWEPPQGVGLPLLTVIVTAFVLLAVCIVVAVHCGPRLHKGHATLATEPPSPKPEGGISLTHWRVLGRQDSHEDAQQEPPGSDSCPVPDGPRFSIDEVTFL is encoded by the exons ATGCATCAG ttcccTTTGGGTGTCTATCTCTTTCTATTTTGGTCTTTTTCTGTGTGTACGTGCCCATGTCACCCTCTCTGTCTGCTGCTTCCCTCCCAGGCTGGCCACCATCCCTGGCTTTCTGCAGCTGTGAACGGCTCAGCGGGGCAGGTGCCCCAGAGGCAACTTCCGGAGGTGCTGGGCGGGACCTGGGAACCACCTCAAGGGGTCGGGCTGCCCCTGCTAACTGTCATTGTCACTGCCTTTGTCTTGCTGGCAGTCTGTATCGTGGTGGCAGTCCACTGTGGGCCAAGGCTACACAAGGGCCATGCCACTCTCGCCACAGAGCCACCATCCCCAAAGCCAGAGGGTGGCATCTCTCTCACCCACTGGCGAGTGCTGGGCCGTCAGGACAGTCACGAAGACGCCCAGCAGGAACCTCCTGGCTCTGACTCCTGCCCTGTGCCAGATGGGCCCAGGTTCAGCATTGATGAAGTCACATTTCTGTAG
- the STING1 gene encoding stimulator of interferon genes protein, translating to MPHSSLHPSIPRPRGHRAQKAALVLLGACLVALWGLGEPPDYTLQWLVLHLASQQMGLLIKGVCNLVEELSHVHSRYQGSYWKAVRACLGCPMRRGALLLLSCYFYFSLPNVAGLPFTWMLALLGLSQALNILLGLQGLAQAEISAICEKRNFNVAHGLAWSYYIGYLRLILPGLQARIQIYNQFHNNVLRGAGSQRLHILFPLDCGVPDDLSMADPNIRFLHKLPQQSADRAGIKGRVYTNSIYEILENGQPAGICILEYATPLQTLFAMSQDGRAGFSREDRLEQAKLFCRTLEDILAAVPESQDNCHLIVYQEPAEGSSFSLSQEILQHLRQEEREVTMGSMGTSVMPVSSTLSQEPELLISGMEQPLPLRSDIF from the exons ATGCCCCACTCCAGTCTGCATCCATCCATCCCACGGCCCAGGGGTCACAGGGCCCAGAAAGCAGCCTTGGTCCTGCTAGGTGCCTGCCTGGTGGccctctgggggctgggggagccgcCAGACTACACTCTGCAGTGGCTGGTGCTCCACCTGGCCTCCCAGCAGATGGGGCTGCTGATCAAGGGGGTCTGCAATCTGGTCGAGGAGCTGAGCCACGTCCATTCCAG GTACCAAGGCAGCTACTGGAAGGCTGTGCGGGCCTGCCTGGGCTGCCCCATGCGCCGTGGGGCCCTGCTGCTGCTGTCCTGCTATTTCTACTTCTCCCTCCCAAACGTGGCTGGCCTGCCCTTCACTTGGATGCTTGCTCTCCTGGGCCTCTCACAGGCACTTAACATCCTCCTGGGCCTCCAG GGCCTGGCCCAAGCAGAGATCTCTGCAATCTGTGAAAAAAGGAACTTCAATGTGGCTCATGGGCTGGCCTGGTCATATTATATTGGGTACCTGCGGCTGATCCTCCCAG GGCTCCAGGCCCGGATCCAAATTTACAATCAGTTCCACAACAATGTGCTACGGGGCGCAGGAAGCCAACGGCTGCACATCCTCTTCCCGTTGGACTGTGGGGTGCCTGACGACCTGAGCATGGCTGACCCTAACATTCGATTCCTACACAAGCTGCCCCAGCAAAGTGCTGACCGTGCTGGCATCAAGGGCCGGGTTTACACCAACAGCATCTATGAGATTCTGGAGAATGGGCAGCCG GCAGGCATCTGTATCCTGGAATATGCCACCCCCTTGCAGACCCTGTTTGCCATGTCACAGGATGGCCGAGCTGGCTTTAGCCGGGAGGACCGGCTTGAACAGGCCAAACTCTTCTGCCGGACACTTGAAGACATTCTGGCAGCTGTCCCTGAGTCTCAGGACAACTGCCACCTCATTGTCTACCAGG AACCGGCAGAGGGAAGCAGCTTCTCCTTGTCACAGGAGATTCTCCAGCACCTTCggcaggaggaaagggaggtTACCATGGGCAGCATGGGGACCTCGGTGATGCCCGTTTCCTCCACACTGTCCCAAGAGCCTGAGCTCCTCATCAGTGGCATGGAACAGCCTCTCCCGCTCCGCTCGGATATCTTCTGA